DNA sequence from the Arthrobacter jinronghuae genome:
GTTCCTAGGGAAGTTGTGCGCATTGCAGTCTCCTTCGTGGCGGAGCGGACAGGTTTAAGGCTTAACGCTTACTTCCAGCAGACCGTCCCGGATGCGGGTGGAAAAGGACGGCTGCGGGGCAGTTGCCGGACCATGAACCGGCTCCCCCGAATCAACGGAGAAGGTGCTGCCGTGCCAGGGGCAGACGATACACAGCTCGTTTTTCACCTCCCGCAGTTCACCCTCGTGCAGGGGGCCGCCGAGGTGGCTGCAGGTGTCAGCCAGGACGGAGACCGCTCCGTCCGCGGCGCCGTCGGTCCGTTTGAGCACCATGAGGCGCACCGCTCCGAGCCGGGCAGGCTGGGGAACTCCTGACGCGAATGCGCCCACGGGCCCCAGCGAGTGCCACCCCTCCGGCACCTTCTCCGCGAAGTCCTCATTGCGGTTGACCCCCGCACCCTGCCGGTAGGACAGGTGTCCGCCCAGGAAGCCGCCCGCTCCGGTGACCGCCAGGCCGGTGAAGGCCAGGGCCCGGCCCAGTCCCGTCCGTCCCCTCCCGCGCGCCAGCCAGGAGGCGGAGTACAGGCCGACGGCGAGCACGTTGGCGCCCTGGTGCACAATCCCGGTGCGCTGCTGCTCGGTATCCAGCTGGGAGAAGTCCGCGGCGCCGGCGAGCGCCGTCGGACCAGCCGCAGCTACGCCCACGCCCACCAATGTCCGCGCGGCCCGCTCATTGCCGGGCAGCACGTCCAGCACGGCCGCGGACACCCACGCTCCCAGCGGCACCACGATCATCAGCGGGTGCAGGGGATGCCCAAGGGGGACGCCGTGCAGGACGTCCCTCACGGCAGGCCAGGGCATTACCGCCTTCACGGCCTTTGCCACCCATCCGGCTGCAGGATCCAGCCAGCCCGCGTTTTCCAGTTTGTCGGCAACAGTAACTACGGGCAGTCGGCGCATGGCCTCTCCTCATGGGGATAATCAGCTGGTGGACTGCACAGGGTAGGCCCCGCCGAGGTCGTGCGCCACCGAAACCGCGGCACCGAGCCGCCGCCGGGCACTGTTGCGCCGGCCCCCGGCTCGGGGACCAAACCGGCCTAGAGCGCCTTCCCCGGGTTGAGGATGCCCAGCGGGTCCAGCGCGGTGCGGATGGTGTGCATGACCTCCAGGGACACCCCGCCCAGCTCCTCCTCCAGCCAGTCCCGCTTGAGCAGCCCGATGCCGTGTTCGCCGGTCAGAGTGCCGCCCAGCCGGTGGGCGAGGTAGAACATCTCCCCCAGGGCCGCTTTCGCCGGGCCCGTGGTCACCGAGTCCTCCGGGTCCAGCACGATCATGGGATGCAGGTTCCCGTCCGAGGCATGCGCGATGGTGAAGATGCGGACCCCGGTGCGGGCGGAGATTTCTTCGAGCCCGCTCACCACTTCGGCCAGCCGTCCCCGGGGAACGCCGATATCGCCGATGGACACCCGGCCCAGTTTCTCCAGCGAGGGGATGGCTTCCCGGCGGGCGGTGATCAGCGCGGCTGCATGCTCGTCGTCGACGGCCCTTTCGCAGCTGCCCAGCGTCGACAGGACGTCCATCACCACGTCCTGCTCAAGGAACGCCCCGTACCCGTCCGTCTGCACCAGCAGGAACGCTCCGCCCTTTGAGCGGTAATCCGTTCCCATGGCCATGTCCACCGCCTCCAGCGTTTGTCCGTCCATCAGCTCCATCACGGAGGGCTGGATCCGGGCGGCTACGACGGCGGACGCTGCCTGGGCAGCTGCGGTGACATCCGGGAAGAACGCGGCCACTGTGGCGGTATGCACCGGAAGCGGGCGTAGCCGCAGCGTGGCTTCGACCACCACGCCGAGTGTCCCCTCGGAACCGATCATCAGGGCGTTGAGGTCGTAGCCGCTGACACCCTTGATGGTTTCGCGGCCGGTCCGCAGTTCCCGTCCGTCCGCCAGGATCACGCGCAGGGCCAGCACCGACTCGCGGGTGACACCGTACTTGGCGCAGCGCATCCCGCCGGCATTCGTGGCAATGTTGCCGCCGATGCTGCAGATGGCGGTGCTTGCCGGATCCGGTGCATAGAAGAGTCCGTATTCCGCGGCAGCCGCATTGAGGTACGCGTTGAGCACTCCGGGTTCCACCACGGCCAGCTGCTCCTGGGGGTCGATGCGCAGGATCCTGTTCATGCCCGAAACGTCGAGCACCAGTTCCCCGGCCCGGGAGGACGCCGCCGCGGCGAGCCCGGTGCCGGCTCCGCGGGGAACCACGGGCATGCGGTGTTCGGTGGCCAGCCGGAGGGTGGCGACGACGTCGTCCGCGGTGCGGGCGAACACCACGCCGTCCGGCAGCGAGTCCGGAACGAAGCCGGACCTGTCGGTGCTCACCCGTTGCCGGTCCGCTTCCAGGACGGAAACGGAGGGAAAGCCGCTTAGGACGGTGCTGCCGGACCCGGCGGCGTTAGCGGGAACCGGGTCGAGGGAATGCGTGCTCACGGGATTTCTCCTTGTAGTTCGGTGGAGGTCGGGCAGGGGTCAGGGGACCATCCAGCCAAGAACCGAGGTGGACTGCAGCCAGATGAGCACGGTGATGAACGCCAGCAGGCCAAGGCTCCAGCCGATGAGTTTGCGCAGCAGTGTTCCTTCCGCCCCTTCCAGGCCGACGGCGGCTGAGGCGATGGCCAGGTTCTGCAGCGAAAGCATCTTGCCCATAACGCCGGCGGAGGAGTTGGCTGCGGCCATGAGCGTGGGTGACAGCCCGGTTTCGTTGGCTGCGGCCACCTGCAGGGCACCGAACAGGGAGTTCGAGGAGGTGTCGGACCCGGTCAGGGCCACGCCGATCCAGCCCAGTAGCGGGGAGAGCAGGGCGAAGAAGCCGCCGGCGGAGGCCAGGGCAACCCCGAGGGTGGTGGTTTGGCCGGAAAGGTTCATCACGAAGGACAGGGCCAACACGGAGCAGACGGTCAGGATGGTCCAGCGCAGCTGCTTCAGCGTTTCTCCGTAGACGCGCACTCCGCGGCTAGCCGCGATCCGGTACAGCACCATGGTGATGATGCCGGAGAAAAGCAGCAGGGTGCCGGTCGCCCGGATGTGGTCAAAACGCAGTGTCTGGGCGGCCGCCGGTTTGCCGTTGTTTCCGGTGACGTCGAGTCCCGGCCACAGGAAGGTGGTGCTGCCGATGGAGGTCAGCCAGGTCTTGACCACGGGAATCTGGGCAATGGAGAACACCACGATGATCACCAGGTAGGGGGCAATGGCCATCCAGACGTCGTGTCCGGATGGCCGGCCGGTGGCGGATGTGCTGCCGCTGGGGGCACGTTCTCCCTCCCCGCCGTCTCCTGTGCGGCCGCCGTCGGCGCCGGCACCCATGGCGGTTGCCCCGGCGCCCCCTCCGGTTCCGGCGCCGGCTCCGGCCCCTGGCGCTGAACCGCGGCCCGAGCCGGTGAGGGTGTCCGTTCCGACGGATTCCGTTTCAGAAACCGACGCGGTTTCCCCTGCCTTCTCGGCCTCCCGGGTTTCCCCGGTCATGCCGATGATCTCGGCCGGCTGCCAGACCCGAAGCATCAGGAGTACCGCCACTACTGTCACGACGGCGGCAACGACGTCGGTCAGTTCCACAATGAAGAAGTTCGAGGCAGCGAACTGTGCCAGCCCGAAGGCCGCTCCGGCGACGAGCGCAACCGGCCACGTCTGCCGCAGACCGCGTTTACCGTCCACCAGGAAGACCAGGATCAGCGGAACCACCAGCGCAATGAAGGGCGTCTGCCGTCCGGTCATGGAGGACAGCTCCTGCAGCGGGATGCCCGTGACGCCGTTCAGCGCGATGATCGGTGCCGCCATGGCGCCGAAGGCCACCGGAGCCGTGTTGGCCAGCAGGGCGACAACGGCGGATTTCAACGGCTTCATGCCTGCGGCCATCAGCATGGCCGCCGCGATGGCTACCGGCGCTCCGAAGCCGGCCAGGGATTCCAGCAGGGCACCGAAGCAAAAGGCAATCAGGATGGACAGGATGCGCAGATCGTCCGAGATGGAGCGGATGGTGCGTCCCAGGACCTCAAACCACGGCGTTGCCACGGTCAGCTTGTAGACCCACAGGGCGTTGATCAGGATCCAGAGGATGGGAAAGATGGCATAGAAGGCGCCAAGCCCCGTAGCTGAAAGAACCTGTCCCACCGGCATCCGCCAGCCCACTATGGCCAGGATGATGGACAGTGCCAGGCTGATCAGGGCCGCCTGGTAGGCCTTCATCCGGAATACGCCCAGCAGGACAAACAGAATCAGCAGCGGCAGGGCGGCCAGGATGGCGGACAGGGCCAGGGAACCAGCAATCGGATCGAGGGGCTGTTGGAACGCAGCAGCAGTCGTCACAAAAACTCCTTTGTTTTTGTTTCCACATCCACGGTGATGATGCGTTCGACCCTAGGCCCGCCCCTTGGCGGGGTCAACGGTTGGTGCCCACCCGGAACAAAATCGGGCTCCGTCAAACAAATGGGCTCCGTCAAACGGAACCGGGTTAAAACACAATCGCCGCCGCGGTTCCCTGCCGGTAAGGGCCAGGAACCGGGGCGGCGGTGCAGTGGTTACCTATTGCCGCGGATCGGGATTGCGCGGCTGCTCGCTGCCCATATCCGCAGCACCGAAAAGTTTCTCGGCCGGCGAATCGGTGTCGGAATTCGCGCGCGCCATCAACTCGGGATGATGAAGGTCCAGTGCGGGGCGTTCCGAGCGGATCTTCGGCAGCGAGGTGAAGTTGTGCCGCGGCGGCGGGCAGGAAGTGGCCCATTCCAGGGATCCGCCGAACCCCCACGGATCATCCACCTCGACCTTCTTGCCGTGCCGCCAGGTGGCGTAGACGTTCCAGAGGAAGGGAATCATGGACAGCGCCAGAATTCCCGCCCCTATGGTGGACAGCTGGTTCATTCCGGTGAAGTTGTCCTCCACCAGGTAATCCGCATACCGCCGGGGCATCCCCAGCACGCCCAGCCAGTGCTGGATCAGGAAGGTGGTGTGGAAACCCAGGAAAAGCAGCCAGAAGTGGATTTTTCCGAGCCGTTCGTTCAGCATTTTCCCGGTGAATTTGGGCCACCAGAAATAAAATCCCGCAAACATTGCGAACACCACGGTTCCGAACACCACGTAGTGGAAGTGCGCCACCACGAAATAGGTGTCCGAAACGTGGAAGTCCAGCGGCGGAGAGGACAGGATGATCCCGGTTAGACCGCCGAAGAGGAACGTGATCAGGAAGCCGATGCTCCACAGCATGGGGGTCTCGAAGGTGATGGACCCCCGCCACAGGGTGCCGATCCAGTTGAAGAACTTCACTCCGGTGGGCACCGCGATCAGCATGGTCATGAACGAGAAGAAGGGCAGCATGACCGCGCCGGTCACGTACATGTGGTGCGCCCAGACCGTCATCGACAAGGCTGCGATGGCAATGGTGGCAAACACCAGGCCCTTGTAGCCGAAAATGGATTTACGGCTGAAGACTGGGAAAATTTCGGAGACGATGCCGAAGAACGGCAGGGCGATGATGTACACCTCGGGATGGCCGAAGAACCAGAACAGGTGCTGCCACAGGATGGAGCCGCCGCGTTCCGGGTTGAAGATGTCCGCACCGAAGCGCCGGTCCGCGCCAAGCGCGAACAGTGCGGCCGCCAGCGGCGGAAAGGCCATCAGCACCAGGATCGCCGTAACCAGGGTGTTCCAGGTGAAGATCGGCATCCGCCACATGGTCATGCCCGGAGCGCGCAGGCAGACAATTGTCGTGACAAAGTTGACCGAACCCAGGATCGTGCCGAAACCGGATAACGCCAGCCCGAAGACCCACAGGTCACCGCCGAGACCGGGGCTGAACGCAACGTTGGACAGTGGCGTATAGGCAGTCCAGCCGAAGGACGCGGTGCCCTGCGGGGTGATAAACCCGGACAGTGCAATCAGCGAGCCAAACAGGAAGAACCAGAACGCCAGCGCATTCAGGCGCGGGAACGCGACGTCGGGCGCCCCGATCTGCAGCGGCATGATCACGTTCGCGAAGCCGGCGAAAAGCGGTGTGGCGAACATCAGCAGCATGGCTGTGCCGTGCATGGTGAAGAGCTGGTTGTACTGCTCCCGCGTCTGCAGGATCTGCATTCCCGGCTCAAACAGTTCGGCCCGGATGAGCAGTGCCATCACACCGGACAGCGAGAAGAAGACGAAGGACGCGATCAGGTACATAAACCCGATGGTTTTGTGGTCCGTGGAGGTGAGCCAGTTGACGACAATCCGCCCCCTGGACACCGGCACGACCCGGGGCGCTACAAAAGTTCCATCCGGTTCCGCGGTGTATTTCACTGTCGACATGGAACTATCCCGATCCGCCGAAGGGTACTGCCCTATCAGGAAAGACTGTGGTTGGTATCGTATGGCGGCGGCGGACGGCCCGCCAGACCCCTCAGAGAATCCAATGGCAGTGGCACGCGATGCGGCGGCTCCGTTCCGGAACCGGTGCCGCCCGGAGGAAGGGCAAGGCACAATGCAAGGATGGACAACCAGACCCGTTCGACCGAAACACCTCTGCCCCGGACCGCAGTTATTACCGGGGCAGGTACGGGGATCGGCCGTGCTACGGCCCGGGCTTTCCTGTCCGCCGGCTTCCGGGTGGTCCTGGCCGGCCGCCGGGAGGCCGAACTGCAGGAAACCGCCGCCGGATCCGACGCGGCACTTGTGGTGCCCGCCGACGTAACGGTGCCCGACGACGTCGAGCGGCTTTTCGCCGCGGCCGTCGGCGCATTCGGGCGGATAGACGTACTGTTCAACAATGCCGGGACGTTCGGGCCCACGGGCAGCATTGACGAGCTGAGCATCGAGGACTGGAACCGGACCCTGGCGGTCAACGTCACCGGCACCATGCTGTGTGCCGCTGCGGCCGTGCGGCATATGAAGGCCCAGTCCCCGCAGGGCGGCCGGATCATCAACAATGGCTCGGTCTCCGCGCACACGCCCCGTCCGCTTTCGGCGGCGTATACCGCGACGAAGCACGCGGTCACCGGCCTGACCAAGGCAATAGATCTGGACGGGCGCCCCTTCGGCATCACCTGCGGGCAGATCGACATCGGCAACGCCGCCACCGACCTGCTCACGGGGATCGGCGGCGGGCAGGGCGCGCTGCAGGCCAACGGCACCCGGGCGGTGGAACCCTCGTTCCCGGCCGAGGAGGCCGCTGCCGCCGTGCTGTTTATGGCCTCCGCCCCGGCGTCGGCCAATATCCGCTCACTGCTGGTCACCGCGGCCGGGATGCCCTTCGGCGGCCGCGGCTAGGGCCCCGCCCCTAGCTTTCCCGAGCCTTCCGGGTCTGCTTCTCGCTGGCCTTCTGCAGCGCCTCCACCAGCTCGTCCTTGGTCATCTTCGAGCGGCCGGAAATGTCCAGTCGGGACGCGAGTTCATACAAGTGGTCCTTGGACGCGTTGGCGTCCACTCCCCCGGCCGTGTCCTTGGACGAACTGCGCCCTTCGGCGGCACGGGCATCGGAGGGGCCCTTCTGTTCCTTTTCCTCCCAGTGGTCGCCCACCTTTTCGTGGGTGTGCTTGAGGGAGGCGTACGCCGTCCGCGCGGCCCGCTCGCCGTCGCCGTATTCCTCCACCGCTGAATCGTAGGTCTTGGCGAACGTGTCCTGGGCCTTGGCATCCGAGCGCTGCAGTGTCGAAGGCAGTTCGCTCTTCAATGCGTGGTCGTTCTTGCCGGTCTTAGGCATCGTCTTCCCTGTCCGTCGTTTTCCCTACGGTCTACCACCCTTCACGGCACGGGCTCAACCAAAAACTCCCCCTCCGCTTCCGGGGAATGCCCGGAAGCGGCGGAGGAGCTTGGCGGCAAGGGCACGTGCCCGACACGCGGGTTAGGCGGTCGCGGCGGCCTCCTTGATGTCGTTGTCGTCAATGCCGAGCACTTCCAGCTTTCCGCTCTTGCGGTCCGCCAGGTACTCCTTCATTTCCTTCTTGATCACGGGCAGCAGCAGGTACACGCCGAGCAGGTTCACGAACGCGCAGACAAAGAGCGCGGCGTCGGCGAAGCTGATGACCTGGCTGAAGGACAGGACGCAGCCGGCCACGGTGAAGAGCAGGAAGATGACCTTGTAGGCGATTTCCCGGCGCCGGCCCCGCCCGAAGAGGTATTCCCAGGACTTCAGGCCGTAGTAGGACCAGGTAATCAGGGTGGAGTAGGCGAAGAGCGCCACCGCGATGGAGAGCACGATCGGGAACCACGGCAGGACGGTGGCGAAGGCGTCGGAGGTGAGGATGACGCCGTCGGGCGCCGCTCCGCCGCCCTGGACCTGGTCAATGCCTGCCTGCAGGCTGGGAGTGGACGCCATGATGATGGCCAGTGCGGTCATGGTGCAGATGAGCACCGTGTCCACGAGCGGCTCGAAGAGCGCCACGAAGCCTTCACTGACCGGACGGCGGGTCTTGACCGCGGAGTGGGCGATGGCTGCGGACCCGACACCGGCCTCATTCGAGAAGGATGCCCGCTGGAAGCCGACGATCATGACGCCGATGATGCCGCCGGCGAAGCCCTCGGGACGGAAGGCGCCCTCGATGATTGCACCGAAGGCTGCCGGCACGTTCTCGATGTTGACGATGATCACGAACAGGCAGGCCACGATGTAGATGCCTGCCATGGCGGGCACCAGCTTGGAGGTGGTGGCGCCGATCGACTTGATGCCGCCCAGGATCACCACGGCGACCAGGACAGCCAGGACCAGGCCGAAGATCAGGGCCGCACCCGCGCTGCCGAGGAGGCCGTCGTCGCCGCCGGTGACGTTCTGGATCTGCGCGAAGGTCTGGTTGGCCTGGAACATGTTGCCGCCGGCCACACCGAAGATCAGGATCGCGACGGCGAAGATTCCGGTGAGGATCTTCGCCGGCCACCGGCCGAAGCGGGCAAAAGCCACGGGCAGGTACTTGAACGGACCGCCGCTGATCGAGCCGTCCTCATGGACCTCGCGGTACTTCACCCCGAGCGTGCACTCCGCGAACTTCGAGGCCATGCCCAGCAGCCCGGCCAGGATCATCCAGAAGGTCGCACCGGGTCCACCGAGGGCCATGGCCGCGCCGACACCGGCAATGTTGCCCAGGCCGACGGTACCGGAAAGAGCGGAGGTGAGGGCCTGGAAGTGCGGTACCTCGCCCGGATCATCCTGGGAGGAGAATTTGCCGCGGACCACCTGGGTGGCCACCTTCAGACCGCGGAACTGGATGAAACCGAAGTAGAACGTAAAAACGATGCCGGCGATGATCAGCCAGGCGACGACCGCGGGGAAGCTGAAGTCGCCGATGGTGATCGGGAAGAACACGATCCCGGAGAACACAGCTGTAATCGGTTCAAAGAAGGAGTTGACGGCGGCGTCAATGGTGCCGAGCAACCCACCGTCCTCCGATGCCGGTGCCATGGAAACTGCCCGTGCTGCGTTCACTGGATCGAACCCCTGTTTTCTGTAAGCGTGCTGTCGAATGCGACAACATAGCCTCGCTTAACCCAGTGGTATTGCACAAATCACATGCCGTACGTGAGACGGGGGTCAGCACTCCACCACGTTGACAGCCAGCCCGCCGAGCGCGGTTTCCTTGTACTTCGAGCTCATGTCGCGCCCGGTTTCCCGCATCGTCACAATGACTTCATCCAGCGAGACGCGGTGCTCGCCGTCGCCCCAGAGCGCCATTTTCGCGGCGTTCACGGCCTTCGCGGCACCGATGGCGTTGCGCTCGATGCAGGGCACCTGCACGAGCCCGCCGATCGGATCGCAGGTCAGGCCCAGGTTGTGTTCCATGGCGATCTCGGCAGCGTTTTCAACCTGCTCCGGGGTGCCGCCCAGGATCTCGGCCAGACCGGCGGCGGCCATGGACGACGCCGAGCCCACCTCGCCCTGGCAGCCCACCTCGGCGCCCGAAATGGAGGCCTGCTCCTTGTAGAGCACCCCCACGGCGGCGGCTGCGAGCAGGAAGCGGACCACGACGTCGTCCCGCTGCTCCGGTGTCGCGTTCTCCATGCCGGGGCCGTAATGGGTGGCGTAGAACATCACCGCGGGAATGATGCCGGCCGCACCGTTGGTGGGGGCGGTGACCACTCGTCCGCCGGACGCGTTTTCCTCATTCACGGCCAGTGCCACGAGGTTCACCCATTCCTGCCAGAATTTCGGGTCCCGGTTTGGATCCTCGGCGCGCAGCCGGGTGTGCCAGGCCGGCGCCCGACGGCGGACCTTCAGCCCGCCCGGCAGCAGGCCGGTGCGGCGGATGGCGGAGTTCTTGCACTCCTCCATCACGTCGCGGATGTGCAGCAGGCCGGAGCGGATGTCCGCTTCGGTGCGGGAGATTTTTTCGTTGGCCAGCATCACTTCGCTGATACTCAGTCCGCTGCCGGTGCAGTGCTGCAGCAACTCGACGGCGGTGCGGAAGGGGTAGGGGAGGTCGGACTTGCTGGCCTCCAGTTCCAGGGCATCCGCCCGTTCTTCGCCCTCGCGGACAATGAAGCCGCCGCCGACGGAGAAGAAGGTTGCCTCCTGCAGCACGGATCCGTCGGCGGCCAGGGCGGCGAACTTCATGCCGTTGGTGTGCCGCGGCAGCACCGTGAGCGGGTGCAGCACAATGTCCGCCTCGCCGTATTCCAGCGGGCAGGCCACGGCACCGGGAACCTGAGCGCACAGCTGCAGTTTCCGGGTCGCCTCAATGTCGGCCAGCCGCTGCTCCACCTGCTCGGGCAGGATCAGTTCGGGGGCGAAGCCCTCCAGCCCCAGCAGCACTGCAGTCATGGTGCCGTGGCCCCGGCCGGTTGCTGCGAGGGAACCGTACAGGTCCACCCTCAGGCCGGTGACGGCGGCCAGGCTGCCGGCGTCGACCAGCTCCGCCGCGAATACGGCAGCGGCGCGCATCGGGCCCACTGTGTGGGAGCTCGATGGGCCGATGCCCACGGTAAACAGGTCAAAAACGCCGACAGCCAAGGTAGTGCTTCCTAACGGTTTGCCGCAGCGGGGGCAGCGGCGAGATCCGCCACCTCCGGGTACAGCGGGTGGGCCTGCGCGAGAGCGGTAACGCGTTCGCGCAGGGGTGCCAGGTCGGTGTCCTCACCGGCGATGAGAGCCTGGGCAATGATGTCCGCGACTTCCCGGAATGCATCTTCGCCGAAGCCGCGGGTGGCCAGGGCGGGGGTGCCGATGCGCAGGCCCGAGGTCACCATGGGCGGCCGCGGGTCGAACGGTACCGCGTTGCGGTTCACGGTGATGTCGATCTGCGCGAGCCGGTCTTCGGCCTCCTGGCCGTTGAGGGCCGCGTTGCGCAGGTCCACCAGCACCAGGTGCACGTCCGTTCCACCGGACACGACGGAGATGCCGCCGGCAGCGACGTCGTCGGCCAGCAGGCGATCGGCGAGGATCCGGGCGCCGGCGAGCGTGCGCTCCTGCCGCTCCTTGAATTCGGGGGTGGCGGCAATCTTGAAGGCGGTGGCCTTGCCGGCAATCACGTGTTCCAGCGGGCCGCCCTGCTGCCCGGGGAACACTGCGGAGTTGATCTTCTTGGCAATGTCGGCGTCATTGGAGAGGATGATGCCGCCGCGGGGACCGGCAAGGGTTTTGTGCGTGGTGGTGGTGACCACGTGGGCGTGGGGGACGGGGCTGGGGTGCAGTCCGGCGGCCACCAGGCCGGCGAAGTGGGCCATGTCCACCATCAGGAAAGCACCCACCTCGTCCGCGATGCGGCGGAATTCGGCGAAGTCCAGCTGGCGGGCGTAGGCGGACCAGCCGGCCACGATCAGCTTGGGCTGGTGTTCCTTGGCCAGGGCCTCCACTTCGGCCATGTCCACGCGGTGGTCCTCTTCGGACACGTTGTAGGGCACCACGTTGTAGAGCCGGCCGGAGAAGTTGATCTTCATGCCGTGGGTCAGGTGCCCGCCGTGCGCCAGGGACAGACCCAGGATGGTGTCTCCGGGCCGGATCAGGGCGTGCATGACGGAGGCGTTGGCCTGCGCGCCGGAGTGCGGCTGCACGTTGGCGAAGTTCGCTCCGAAGAGGGACTTGGCGCGGTCGATGGCCAACTGCTCAATGACGTCCACGAATTCGCAGCCGCCGTAGTAGCGGCGTCCCGGGTAGCCTTCGGCGTACTTGTTGGTGAGCACCGAGCCCTGGGCTTCCATGACGGAAACGGCGGTGTGGTTCTCCGAGGCGATCATTTCCAGGCCCTGCTGCTGCCGGCGGAGCTCGTTGTCGATCTGCGCTGCGACCTCGGGGTCAACTACCGCGAGGGAATCGTTGAGGTAATCGCTCACAGGTCGCCGCCGTTCTTTTCCGCGTATTCCTCGGCGGTGAGGAGTGCACCCTCACTCGTTGCGTTCACGGTGAACAGCCAGCCGGCGCCGTACGGGTCTTCGTTCAACAGGGCCGGGTTGTCGATGGCCTCCTGGTTGATCTCCACGATTTCGCCGGAAACCGGAGCGTAGAGGTCCGAGACGGACTTGGTGGACTCAACCTCGCCGCAGGTCTCACCGGCTGTCACCGTGTCGCCGACGGCGGGAAGGTCAACATAAACGACGTCGCCGAGTGCGTCCGCTGCGACGGCGGAAATGCCGACGCGGACGGGGCTCGAGGAGTCTACCCACTCGTGCTCGGCGGAATAACGGAGTCCTGCGTTTACTTTGCTCATCTTGGGCCTCTCGGGAAGTCTGGTTGTTTCGTTCTCTGGTTCAAAGTCTAGGTTCCGAGTGCCCACGGGGCGGCATTCGCCGCCCCTTAGACACCTCGCTCGTTCCTCGCTCGGCGATGCGGGGCTACACGAACGCCGCACCGCGCGCACGTTCCGGGTACCTCAGGAGACCCACACACCTGCTTACGTGAGCGGTCCTGGGCACCGCACCACCGCATCGCCCCCGCGCCGCCGTCACGAGAATCTTTTTGTTTTTGGCGCTACTGCTTGCTGCGCTTATAGAACGGAAGCTCGACTACCGTGAAGGATTCAGGCTTGCCGCGGAGGTCGACATTAAGTTCCGTGCCGGGCTTCGTGAACGCCGCATCCACGTAAGCGAGGGCGATAGGGAAGCCGAGGGTCGGGCTGGGAGCGCCGGAAGTGACTTCACCGAGGACCGTTTCGCCGTCGCTGCTGAGCACCGGGTAATGGGAGCGGGCTGAACGTCGGCCGGAGCCCTTCAGGCCCACGAGGCGGCGGGCAGGTCCGGCGGCCTTACGGGCTTCGAGGGCGGAACGGCCCACAAAGTTCCCCTCCTTGGAGAGGGCGACGACGGGTCCCAGGCCGGCGGCGTACGGGTCCGTGTCCAGCGTGAGTTCGTTGCCGTAGAGCGGCATCCCGGCCTCCAGGCGGAGCGAATCGCGGCAGGCCAGGCCCGCCGGAATCAGTCCCCGGC
Encoded proteins:
- a CDS encoding Rieske 2Fe-2S domain-containing protein, whose protein sequence is MRRLPVVTVADKLENAGWLDPAAGWVAKAVKAVMPWPAVRDVLHGVPLGHPLHPLMIVVPLGAWVSAAVLDVLPGNERAARTLVGVGVAAAGPTALAGAADFSQLDTEQQRTGIVHQGANVLAVGLYSASWLARGRGRTGLGRALAFTGLAVTGAGGFLGGHLSYRQGAGVNRNEDFAEKVPEGWHSLGPVGAFASGVPQPARLGAVRLMVLKRTDGAADGAVSVLADTCSHLGGPLHEGELREVKNELCIVCPWHGSTFSVDSGEPVHGPATAPQPSFSTRIRDGLLEVSVKP
- a CDS encoding L-lactate permease; translation: MTTAAAFQQPLDPIAGSLALSAILAALPLLILFVLLGVFRMKAYQAALISLALSIILAIVGWRMPVGQVLSATGLGAFYAIFPILWILINALWVYKLTVATPWFEVLGRTIRSISDDLRILSILIAFCFGALLESLAGFGAPVAIAAAMLMAAGMKPLKSAVVALLANTAPVAFGAMAAPIIALNGVTGIPLQELSSMTGRQTPFIALVVPLILVFLVDGKRGLRQTWPVALVAGAAFGLAQFAASNFFIVELTDVVAAVVTVVAVLLMLRVWQPAEIIGMTGETREAEKAGETASVSETESVGTDTLTGSGRGSAPGAGAGAGTGGGAGATAMGAGADGGRTGDGGEGERAPSGSTSATGRPSGHDVWMAIAPYLVIIVVFSIAQIPVVKTWLTSIGSTTFLWPGLDVTGNNGKPAAAQTLRFDHIRATGTLLLFSGIITMVLYRIAASRGVRVYGETLKQLRWTILTVCSVLALSFVMNLSGQTTTLGVALASAGGFFALLSPLLGWIGVALTGSDTSSNSLFGALQVAAANETGLSPTLMAAANSSAGVMGKMLSLQNLAIASAAVGLEGAEGTLLRKLIGWSLGLLAFITVLIWLQSTSVLGWMVP
- a CDS encoding SDR family oxidoreductase, with amino-acid sequence MDNQTRSTETPLPRTAVITGAGTGIGRATARAFLSAGFRVVLAGRREAELQETAAGSDAALVVPADVTVPDDVERLFAAAVGAFGRIDVLFNNAGTFGPTGSIDELSIEDWNRTLAVNVTGTMLCAAAAVRHMKAQSPQGGRIINNGSVSAHTPRPLSAAYTATKHAVTGLTKAIDLDGRPFGITCGQIDIGNAATDLLTGIGGGQGALQANGTRAVEPSFPAEEAAAAVLFMASAPASANIRSLLVTAAGMPFGGRG
- the ctaD gene encoding aa3-type cytochrome oxidase subunit I, which encodes MSTVKYTAEPDGTFVAPRVVPVSRGRIVVNWLTSTDHKTIGFMYLIASFVFFSLSGVMALLIRAELFEPGMQILQTREQYNQLFTMHGTAMLLMFATPLFAGFANVIMPLQIGAPDVAFPRLNALAFWFFLFGSLIALSGFITPQGTASFGWTAYTPLSNVAFSPGLGGDLWVFGLALSGFGTILGSVNFVTTIVCLRAPGMTMWRMPIFTWNTLVTAILVLMAFPPLAAALFALGADRRFGADIFNPERGGSILWQHLFWFFGHPEVYIIALPFFGIVSEIFPVFSRKSIFGYKGLVFATIAIAALSMTVWAHHMYVTGAVMLPFFSFMTMLIAVPTGVKFFNWIGTLWRGSITFETPMLWSIGFLITFLFGGLTGIILSSPPLDFHVSDTYFVVAHFHYVVFGTVVFAMFAGFYFWWPKFTGKMLNERLGKIHFWLLFLGFHTTFLIQHWLGVLGMPRRYADYLVEDNFTGMNQLSTIGAGILALSMIPFLWNVYATWRHGKKVEVDDPWGFGGSLEWATSCPPPRHNFTSLPKIRSERPALDLHHPELMARANSDTDSPAEKLFGAADMGSEQPRNPDPRQ
- a CDS encoding FAD-binding oxidoreductase; protein product: MSTHSLDPVPANAAGSGSTVLSGFPSVSVLEADRQRVSTDRSGFVPDSLPDGVVFARTADDVVATLRLATEHRMPVVPRGAGTGLAAAASSRAGELVLDVSGMNRILRIDPQEQLAVVEPGVLNAYLNAAAAEYGLFYAPDPASTAICSIGGNIATNAGGMRCAKYGVTRESVLALRVILADGRELRTGRETIKGVSGYDLNALMIGSEGTLGVVVEATLRLRPLPVHTATVAAFFPDVTAAAQAASAVVAARIQPSVMELMDGQTLEAVDMAMGTDYRSKGGAFLLVQTDGYGAFLEQDVVMDVLSTLGSCERAVDDEHAAALITARREAIPSLEKLGRVSIGDIGVPRGRLAEVVSGLEEISARTGVRIFTIAHASDGNLHPMIVLDPEDSVTTGPAKAALGEMFYLAHRLGGTLTGEHGIGLLKRDWLEEELGGVSLEVMHTIRTALDPLGILNPGKAL
- a CDS encoding ChaB family protein, giving the protein MPKTGKNDHALKSELPSTLQRSDAKAQDTFAKTYDSAVEEYGDGERAARTAYASLKHTHEKVGDHWEEKEQKGPSDARAAEGRSSSKDTAGGVDANASKDHLYELASRLDISGRSKMTKDELVEALQKASEKQTRKARES